One window of the Chryseobacterium camelliae genome contains the following:
- a CDS encoding DUF3696 domain-containing protein — protein MPNLEGIGLQNFRTFSKKENLEFGPITIITGSNNAGKSSVFKAIQFMVHNYKDGIVSQHLDFKNMQHELGNMERIFNREALQHYKDSNQQSEQMYSRISNFHKKYSSQTTERPIFEDDSDLVFAFPIKIGGSREIDAMLEIRYGLNRFIYRKGAIEEDVVNHDIKSIAIVRKGKYLHWSNVIAFRYGHEEADYWEMSTSIDLKEIIRLILKNPLKEMKKSEPDEETVDICSINLFSRIDKYKSISLEKNFFSYERESYKDFLKKRVAGKSIFSNYSGLSEHEKSKLSEIEEMVTTSLLNGKENNHEKILNCFHDNFSRTYYGVCRDIVIAESKEESGSNEASVQSIFDSPWIQTTDSSDIYSDLSQAIEKDFTEIVKKKVESLNRIHFLPTARGRNRAWFIDEQNGEDVQIVRDFTSIYLESYPQIQDFVNFWIGKGEFKDKNGEIKNKGFNIGKELSVDRDESIGMTKIFLINFDGTRTALVDLGYGVSQLLPIILKIATLAFMYQRNHEYDFNGNEGYYEKEATYFMPSTLLIEEPEANLHPSLQSKMAELFIDAASRFNIQFLIETHSEYLIYKFQEYIGNKVISPSEVKMYYFNQPHDVKAGFKQNYISHVKIEKDGSIDYEQYFGKGFFDEQNNLKLSLFNIQRNHFIEDYDEIKEKQIASKTALDKKNRELEQLQHKLEGAYSDHAKLKEEINEVKRQKDKIESELQLGLEQQQQMIDRFLEKTDYSKYVAEVKLLVDESKIDNNKTLQYLATGKFLLITLDNDADFAPVIIQFGRAVEFEMIKWMDDFTNYIDSSTVTIWSEDVHYKDKINHIIDNLPLPRGNGSGTILINGNNVMIDHLKNYSKNSTTDYKFGNLTQIFELLHSISPTSNAMYNYKSVPLVLEFSNFLRSFWSDYNNAESLFDTFRYIKDLRNCAGHTYNDAVCTHDVIDRYTAEDYIAKVLAIFKYL, from the coding sequence ATGCCAAATTTAGAGGGAATTGGCCTACAGAATTTTAGGACATTTAGCAAGAAGGAAAATCTTGAGTTTGGACCTATTACGATTATTACTGGGTCAAATAATGCTGGAAAAAGCTCTGTTTTTAAAGCAATTCAGTTCATGGTCCACAATTACAAAGACGGGATTGTTTCGCAACACCTGGATTTTAAGAATATGCAACATGAACTGGGAAATATGGAACGTATTTTTAACCGGGAAGCATTGCAGCATTATAAAGACTCGAATCAACAGAGCGAGCAAATGTACTCAAGGATTTCTAATTTCCATAAGAAGTATAGTTCACAAACCACGGAAAGGCCTATTTTTGAGGATGATTCAGATCTAGTATTTGCATTTCCGATTAAAATCGGCGGAAGTAGAGAAATAGATGCAATGCTTGAGATCAGGTATGGACTGAACCGCTTTATCTATAGAAAAGGTGCCATCGAAGAGGATGTGGTAAACCATGATATCAAAAGTATTGCGATTGTAAGGAAAGGTAAATATTTGCACTGGTCCAATGTGATTGCATTCAGATACGGTCATGAAGAAGCCGATTACTGGGAAATGTCCACAAGTATTGATCTGAAAGAAATCATCAGGCTCATCTTAAAGAATCCTTTAAAGGAGATGAAAAAATCAGAGCCGGATGAAGAGACTGTCGATATTTGCAGTATTAACCTTTTTAGTAGAATCGATAAATACAAATCCATTTCGCTTGAGAAAAACTTTTTTTCCTACGAGCGCGAGAGTTATAAAGACTTTCTTAAAAAAAGGGTAGCTGGAAAAAGCATATTTTCCAACTATTCGGGATTATCGGAGCACGAAAAGTCAAAACTGTCTGAAATAGAAGAGATGGTCACGACATCACTTCTTAATGGAAAAGAAAACAATCATGAAAAGATCTTAAATTGTTTCCATGACAACTTTTCCCGAACGTATTATGGCGTCTGTAGAGACATTGTGATAGCCGAATCCAAGGAGGAGAGTGGCAGTAACGAAGCAAGCGTACAAAGTATTTTCGACTCGCCCTGGATTCAAACAACAGATAGTAGTGATATTTATTCAGATCTGTCGCAGGCCATAGAAAAAGATTTTACGGAAATTGTCAAGAAAAAGGTTGAGAGTTTAAATCGAATCCATTTTTTGCCAACTGCACGCGGAAGAAATAGGGCATGGTTTATAGACGAGCAGAATGGGGAAGACGTACAGATCGTAAGGGATTTCACATCTATCTATCTAGAAAGCTATCCACAAATACAGGATTTTGTCAATTTCTGGATCGGCAAGGGAGAATTTAAGGATAAAAATGGTGAAATCAAAAATAAAGGTTTCAATATAGGAAAAGAACTGTCAGTGGATAGGGATGAATCTATCGGTATGACCAAAATTTTCCTAATAAATTTTGACGGTACAAGGACAGCATTGGTCGATCTGGGATACGGTGTGTCACAACTTCTTCCTATCATACTGAAGATAGCTACGCTTGCCTTTATGTACCAAAGGAACCATGAATACGACTTTAATGGTAATGAGGGTTATTATGAAAAGGAAGCTACTTATTTTATGCCATCGACGCTTTTGATAGAAGAACCGGAGGCCAATCTTCATCCATCTTTACAGTCAAAAATGGCAGAGTTATTTATAGATGCCGCCAGCAGGTTCAATATCCAATTTCTCATTGAAACCCATAGTGAATATCTTATCTATAAATTCCAGGAATACATAGGCAACAAAGTAATTTCTCCCAGTGAGGTCAAGATGTATTATTTTAATCAGCCCCATGACGTTAAAGCAGGTTTCAAACAAAATTATATCAGTCACGTAAAGATTGAGAAAGATGGCAGTATAGACTATGAACAATATTTTGGCAAGGGATTCTTTGATGAGCAGAATAATCTAAAGCTAAGCTTGTTCAACATTCAAAGAAACCATTTTATTGAAGATTATGACGAAATAAAAGAAAAGCAAATAGCGTCCAAAACTGCTCTTGATAAAAAAAATAGAGAATTGGAACAGCTGCAGCATAAATTGGAAGGTGCATATTCTGATCATGCCAAGCTTAAAGAAGAAATCAATGAAGTCAAAAGGCAGAAAGATAAGATAGAATCTGAATTACAGCTAGGGTTAGAGCAACAGCAGCAAATGATTGATCGTTTCCTGGAAAAAACCGATTATTCAAAATACGTAGCAGAAGTAAAATTATTAGTTGATGAAAGCAAAATCGATAATAATAAAACGCTACAATATTTAGCAACAGGTAAATTCCTATTGATAACGTTAGACAATGACGCCGATTTTGCTCCTGTTATCATACAGTTTGGTCGTGCAGTGGAATTTGAAATGATCAAATGGATGGATGATTTCACGAACTATATCGACAGTTCGACCGTGACTATATGGTCAGAAGATGTGCACTATAAAGACAAAATTAATCACATTATTGATAATTTACCGCTACCTAGGGGAAATGGCAGTGGCACAATTCTAATTAATGGAAATAATGTAATGATCGATCACTTGAAGAATTATAGCAAAAATTCCACTACTGATTATAAGTTCGGGAATTTGACCCAAATCTTTGAATTACTACATAGCATATCGCCAACAAGCAATGCTATGTACAATTATAAATCTGTACCACTAGTATTGGAATTTTCCAATTTTCTAAGAAGTTTTTGGAGTGACTACAATAATGCAGAAAGCCTATTTGATACCTTTAGATATATAAAAGATCTCAGAAACTGTGCAGGTCATACCTATAATGACGCTGTGTGTACCCATGATGTGATCGATAGGTATACAGCTGAGGATTACATTGCGAAGGTCCTGGCGATATTCAAATATTTATGA
- a CDS encoding carboxypeptidase-like regulatory domain-containing protein, with product MKYLCLLFFILILKISAQTKIAGTVLSDSKQPLLRASIILTDTHDNIIAFVFSNKDGSFSLNTDQYGSFNVQVTAAGHEKKNIPISFIKKNSVIDLNAIELSRDKIKEIKEVVITRNTPIRQKKDTTEYNVQSFSSGTERNVEELLKKLPGITVESDGKIKFRNREVERVMIENDDLFEKGYQTLTQNMPSKPLEKVQVLENYSKNKLLKNIENTNRIALNLTLKEDAKGKWFGNLLLASTSYKEDMRQGKVNVMNFNKRRKVYFLLNANNLGLNEMKGVEYLIDPASENEVENVGTNVGILSVVNLHQKNSIFQDKRTNFNNDKLGSLNYIYNFKNDWKIKFITVFNDIENRNYISSFYRFNYAGQNFANVEDKTWKQNNTNLVGKLEISKEFRNNSNFQFYSKTSSMKENNDNIFVFNEQLNKQIGTNRLLSTENKFVYTKKIDSSKAVVAVARYIFQDRPYDFTDDNDVFQKVTGNPDVRKSRQTISSKMNFGGVKVSYLKKYSEKESVEIQAGNEYRRNRLSSDLSLFDTDNNKVNYDDRGFSNDVSLEQNNLFAQGKYLRKSKKWRYGLTMLGQFIYSDLRDENTAGFHLFPTVNIGYENSRTGNISLSASRKFSTVGINDVYTGYIYQGNRNFNKSEVGFSMLPSYSFNLSYNVGQISSQYLSFNANFSKNDSYLSNNMIVNPTFTFSQAILVKDNSTFSANLELRKYLNFIKTRISLLGSYSDSEYENSINSGPLIKSRFSNLKTGFEMKSGFMGFFNYELGYEIAFNKIVSDVNSNNYQDQKAFANVYFRVSPMFRIESSMEYYKFGNTGQDPTHFWDIKLNYTWKKYNSDIYLQGNNLLNSNSITKYSIDNISESLYTQKLIPFHIVLGINKNF from the coding sequence ATGAAATATTTATGTTTATTATTCTTTATACTAATTCTTAAGATCTCCGCGCAAACGAAGATTGCAGGAACTGTACTTTCAGATAGTAAGCAGCCGCTCCTTAGAGCCAGTATCATTCTTACGGATACACATGATAATATCATAGCTTTCGTCTTTAGCAATAAGGACGGAAGCTTTTCGTTAAATACGGATCAGTATGGCAGCTTTAACGTGCAGGTTACCGCGGCGGGGCATGAAAAGAAAAATATTCCTATCTCGTTCATCAAAAAGAATTCGGTTATTGATCTTAACGCTATCGAACTTAGCAGGGATAAAATCAAGGAAATCAAAGAAGTTGTCATTACCAGAAACACACCGATCAGGCAAAAAAAAGATACGACAGAATATAATGTGCAGAGTTTCTCCAGTGGAACAGAACGCAATGTGGAAGAACTGCTAAAAAAACTTCCCGGCATCACGGTTGAAAGTGACGGAAAAATAAAATTCAGGAACAGGGAGGTAGAGCGGGTCATGATAGAAAATGATGACCTCTTTGAAAAAGGTTATCAGACCCTTACACAGAATATGCCTTCCAAACCCCTTGAAAAAGTTCAGGTGCTGGAGAACTACTCCAAGAATAAACTGCTAAAGAACATCGAAAATACAAACCGTATCGCCCTTAATCTTACACTAAAAGAAGATGCGAAGGGAAAATGGTTCGGGAATTTACTGCTTGCTTCGACAAGCTACAAAGAGGACATGAGACAGGGGAAGGTCAACGTGATGAATTTCAACAAGAGACGAAAGGTCTATTTTCTTCTTAATGCGAACAATCTTGGACTGAACGAAATGAAAGGCGTTGAATACCTGATAGATCCGGCTTCGGAGAATGAGGTTGAGAATGTGGGGACGAACGTGGGTATACTGTCGGTTGTGAATCTTCATCAAAAAAACAGCATCTTTCAGGATAAGCGTACCAATTTCAACAATGATAAGCTGGGTTCACTGAATTATATCTACAACTTCAAGAATGACTGGAAAATTAAATTCATCACTGTATTCAACGACATCGAGAATAGAAATTACATCTCCAGTTTTTACCGGTTCAACTATGCGGGACAAAATTTCGCAAACGTGGAGGATAAGACCTGGAAACAGAACAACACGAATCTGGTCGGAAAACTGGAAATTTCAAAGGAATTCAGGAATAATTCGAATTTTCAGTTTTACAGTAAAACATCATCCATGAAAGAAAACAACGATAATATTTTTGTCTTCAATGAACAGCTGAATAAACAGATAGGAACCAACAGGTTGTTGTCTACTGAGAATAAATTCGTCTATACCAAGAAAATTGACTCTTCCAAGGCTGTAGTTGCTGTTGCAAGATATATTTTTCAGGATAGGCCTTATGATTTTACTGATGATAATGATGTATTCCAAAAAGTCACTGGTAATCCGGACGTCAGAAAATCCCGGCAGACCATTAGCTCAAAAATGAATTTTGGTGGAGTTAAAGTTTCCTATCTTAAAAAATATTCGGAAAAGGAATCGGTTGAGATTCAGGCCGGTAATGAATACCGGAGGAACCGGTTATCTTCAGATCTTTCACTTTTTGATACGGACAACAATAAGGTTAATTACGATGACCGGGGTTTTAGCAATGATGTGTCGCTTGAACAGAATAACCTGTTTGCCCAGGGAAAATACCTGCGGAAAAGCAAAAAATGGCGTTATGGCTTGACGATGCTGGGTCAGTTTATTTACTCCGATCTCAGAGACGAGAATACAGCAGGATTTCATCTGTTTCCGACCGTCAATATTGGGTATGAAAACAGCAGGACCGGAAATATTAGTTTAAGCGCATCCAGAAAATTTTCAACAGTAGGCATCAACGATGTCTATACTGGATACATTTATCAGGGAAACAGAAATTTTAACAAGAGTGAGGTAGGGTTTTCAATGCTACCAAGCTACAGTTTTAACTTGAGCTATAACGTTGGGCAGATCAGCTCGCAATATCTGTCCTTTAACGCAAATTTTTCAAAAAATGACAGCTACCTTTCAAATAATATGATCGTGAATCCAACTTTTACGTTCAGTCAGGCGATCCTGGTAAAAGATAACAGCACGTTTTCCGCTAACCTGGAACTTCGCAAATACCTGAATTTTATCAAGACCAGAATAAGTCTTTTAGGTTCTTATTCGGATTCGGAATATGAAAACAGCATCAATAGCGGGCCTCTGATCAAATCACGGTTTTCTAACCTCAAAACAGGTTTCGAGATGAAATCAGGTTTTATGGGATTTTTCAATTATGAACTCGGTTATGAGATCGCCTTCAATAAGATTGTCTCGGATGTAAACTCAAACAATTATCAGGATCAAAAAGCCTTCGCGAATGTATATTTTAGGGTAAGTCCAATGTTCAGGATCGAGTCGTCGATGGAATATTATAAATTTGGGAATACCGGTCAGGATCCAACTCATTTTTGGGATATCAAGCTTAACTACACGTGGAAAAAATACAATAGCGATATTTATCTGCAGGGGAATAATTTGCTGAATTCCAATAGCATAACTAAGTATTCTATCGATAATATCAGTGAGAGCCTGTACACGCAGAAGCTGATACCTTTCCATATCGTCTTGGGTATCAATAAGAATTTTTAA
- a CDS encoding GLPGLI family protein: MALKNVLIFLLLTIFGYADAQDKIIVEYDYTFAHMSNLKSFVISDQKNSYFFFASDPSVSYKKLIETDFTSINPYHVYDYDLSSENLYQRVYMVPKNEKQPLPRLASEKLKNLDWKISKESKDILGYKAFLATANFRGREYTVWFTKDLNVEVFPWKLKGLPGVILEFQDKDGFIRGTAKTISLNSQDKFPPKILAIFEKKTTDPVMPFKKMIELENVILRDDMNKSIAALPAGTEYEVPNIREMSMETHFEWEPDTKKP; this comes from the coding sequence ATGGCCTTAAAAAACGTATTAATTTTTTTATTGCTGACCATTTTTGGATATGCTGACGCTCAGGATAAGATTATCGTGGAGTACGATTATACTTTTGCCCATATGAGTAATTTAAAATCATTTGTCATAAGTGATCAAAAAAACTCCTATTTTTTCTTTGCCAGTGATCCGTCTGTTAGTTATAAAAAATTAATAGAAACTGACTTTACATCAATTAATCCGTATCATGTCTATGACTATGATCTTTCCAGTGAAAATCTCTACCAGCGGGTGTACATGGTTCCGAAAAATGAAAAGCAGCCGCTCCCGAGATTAGCTTCCGAAAAGCTGAAGAACCTTGACTGGAAGATCTCGAAGGAATCAAAGGATATTCTCGGTTACAAAGCCTTTTTGGCCACCGCCAATTTTAGGGGAAGAGAATATACGGTATGGTTCACCAAGGATCTAAATGTCGAAGTGTTTCCTTGGAAACTTAAGGGACTACCTGGTGTTATTCTGGAATTTCAGGATAAAGATGGTTTTATAAGAGGTACTGCAAAAACAATTTCATTAAATTCGCAGGATAAGTTTCCACCTAAAATTCTAGCAATTTTTGAGAAAAAAACGACTGACCCCGTCATGCCGTTCAAAAAAATGATAGAATTGGAAAATGTTATCTTGCGGGACGATATGAATAAATCTATCGCTGCATTGCCAGCAGGAACCGAGTACGAAGTGCCCAACATCAGAGAGATGTCAATGGAAACCCACTTTGAATGGGAACCTGACACCAAGAAGCCTTAA